TCAGAATCTATCGAATAATATCGACATCACTATCCTCTTTTACGTATTTAGGCGATGtttaatatatacataAGTTTttatccatttttttatgacaGTAGAGAAAAGATTTAATTAGAGATAACCTAAATCCTTATTGacttaaaaaaggatgATACTTACTTGTGGATATTTATTTGCGAAGAATCTTTGAACAAACAGAAACTTATAATAGATTCTTTCTAAATCTCGGAGCATATTCTGGCtcattttatatttatattttccttttcagcTTTTTAGAACTCAATTCCGACCTCAGTTTGGTTGCAACTTTGCTACAGACACTATTTAATATCTCGGTCTCCTGTACATTTTACCAGGTTTACGTTGTATTGTTTATATAGTTTATATAGCAATATTTACTACATGTTCATCATATTACGAAAATAGATTAAGAGAACTGGGGAAAGAGTGAGGAGATGAGAAATTTTCggatttatttataatttccaattattatttttaagacGAAATTGCCGCGAGACTACATTGTCCATGAAATTAATGTTTGTGTTTATTCTACTAAAGGGTATGAATGCTCGATCTCGTGCCAAGGTGCCTACAATCTTAATACGCCGCTGCCTGTGTATGATTATAATATTACTTCTGTTTTTTGCACAGAAAGCGTGTTTCATTTCAAAGATTGACTTccaattaaatttaattaataatatgttgtttcatttccttATTTAACTACCAATTCTTGTTCATTTGCAATTCACTCAAATATGTAACTGAACGTTGTCAGGTAATTTTTTGGCTTTAAATGATATGCCTCAAtggaatataaaaaagcaTAATCCTATATAactattgtttttttcagCTTCGTTTCAGTGAAATGTTATGCTGATACAAATTGATTGAAACATGAATGCAAGACTTTTTTCAACtcaacaatattttatttattagtaaattttaGTTTATGTAATAAACtcttcattaaattaatataacTTTATAGTGctgctttctttttgcaCATCGCACATTAATTGCAAAAACTCTCTTCTCCACATCCAGGGTATCTGATGTCCTCGACAAAGTCTCAGCGAACGAGCGATTTGGGTTTTTCATAGCAGAGAAGTAtccaaatttcaaaaatattattattttactgGCTTTATAGAGaagtatttaaatttttgcataACCCTCAATTGATAGAGTGCTGTAAATTCTACTTACATTATTCACATGTCTGCCGATAAATTTCGTGATTCCACGCATTACAGAGATTGGATTTTTACGGAAGAAGACCTTTCAAAAACACGTGCtaaagtaaatgaaaaatttacgaATATTGTACGTGAGCGAATGCTGGAAGAGTTGTCTTTACAAAACAAGGAAGCATCCTTAGAAGTTTTGCCTCCAACTCTTACCGTTGAAGAAGAACTTGAACttgtaaattattataGTTTCCAGTTGAACGCACTTTCTTCCGCTCTTTCCTTACCAACTCATATTCGCGTATGTTTAGACATGGTCGGATTTCCTTCAATTACTTGGAAACTGTACTCAATATAAACATTCCGACTTTACTCACAAAATTTTAGTCCACGgccattcttttttttaaacgcTTTTATCTAATTAACTCTGTCATGGAGTATAGtccaaaaattatttcgTATGTTTAAGTCGCCGAGTCCATTAAGCTAACATTGTTTTTCTTACATTAGGtttacttctttatttttagctACCAAGTGCAACGATCATTATATCTCTATTGAACAATTCTGTAAAAACATGCCCAAGACGACTCCCGAAGAAGTTCTTGAATACGAATTTAACGTTTGTCAATCATTAAAATGGGACCTTTACGTCTGGCTTCCATTTCGTCCTTTACAAGGCTTCCTTTTAGATTGTCAAACAGTGCTTCCGAAAGTTGCTGTCGAAAAGTTTTACGAATGTCATGAcctttccaaaaaattcctAATTGAGACATTGCATTCTGACATCTATTTCTTACATTCACCCAGCATAATTGCTTTGGGTGCTATTTATCATACGAATCCAactatttgtttacaatatatagaagcaaaaaaaattccagaACTGCAACCTTTGATAATTTCGATTTCTGCCAATTTGAAagctacaaaaaaatttaagattgagaaaaaaaaggcacAAGATTACGGCAGAAAGCTATATTTCTGCATGAATCCTCTGCGAAACAAGTCTAGTGCTTTGTACCTTAAACGAAAAGCGGAAGAAGAATCAACTAATAACAACAAATGGGCTAAAAAGTTCTCAACCAGCAGTAATGTGTTGGATAAAAATCCGTTTGAATGattctttctttgaaaagTGCTAAATTTACTTCAATAGTCATTATTcgtcaattttttttacgacAAAATAGTTTAcgtttataaaaaattcccAGTAAAATTCACTATCAAGTGTGTCtcattaattatttttaatgtctatttgtaaaattaaaaacattttcatttctctCACAGCCAAGGAGCCCATAAGACGTCCATCTGTGCCAAAACTTTGGAACTAGAGGCTTGCGCCAAATAATCAATAGCTGTTTGATTGACTGGTAAGTTACCATAAGCAACCTGACTTAATGATGCAACCCTTCGCATTATAAGATCAGTATTGCTATTGACTTTGTTGAGCATACTGAAATCTGCCGGCACGCCTTTAGTTTGCTGTGCAAGCCACCAAAAAAGATCATCTCTAATAAAGATACCCAAGTACATATCCAAATCGAAATCCGGTTTGGAGAGCGCGCGAGCTATAGCCATTATTGAAGGGCCCAGTAAACCTTCAGTACAAGTTTTTCcaataaattctttaatgtTGGGGGTAAAGCGAAAAGGAACAATTTCTCCATTATGGTAAACTGGAGTAGAAGAAACCATAGATGGCAGCGCTTCTGTTGTCCAAACACCGCCAGAGTCTCTAGAAAAAACAAGCTTAGCAGGTATCCTATTATTTATACTTAGTATGTAtgtaataaatgaaaaacaagCATATTggtatgaaaaattttttctgaaCAACCACAGATCGGAATAATTAGTAAAGATACTTGAGaaataatcttttaaaatcgtTGACGGAGaataaagcttttgaatattttcaaacattCCGATTCTCCTACTAAACAATTGTTTACGATTAGCTAATTTTTCAGCATCAGTAGATTCCTGACTAATTTGGGAGTTTAATTCCATCATATGTTTTGATAACTCGTTTGTAAACAACTCTTTCGGATCATCTCTGGAGAAGTTATTTCTTTCTGAATAAATTTcgtatattttttggagaGTAATAGAAGACGGTTGGTCTTCTAACAGCCGGATGTGCGATGACAACGGAATCACTGCAGGAATgtaaaatttcaaacaaCGTCTTCGAGTCTCACAATTTAAAGCAAGTGCATCATTTAAGTATCTGGTCAGCTGCATAAAACGCTCTTCCCTACGGCTGTTTCGTGCTGAAGGATACTGAATGACAAATGGGTGTATAGTTCCGCCATTGCTTCGAATGGATAACCTTCTATAGCAAACGCCATGTCCTACTATCAATTCCACTTCAGGAAGAAACCTTTCTATGCAAGAAAAACTATTGTTGTTATCCTTGTGCAAAAGATATTGTCCAGGAACTTCtatttcatcaaatttttgatgatgaaattCACACAAGAATGAGCTGTATTGTTccaaatattgttttttaggAACCTTAGATAATAACCGCTCAAAATATGATCTCCATTTCCTTAGTTTGAAAATATATGATTTCAAACCGTTTGAATTGACAATGAAATCTTCCTTAAATAGTTGTTTACAATAGTCAGGGAGAATATTATCAGCAAACAAACTTAAGTTCGATTCGGTTGAAGAAGGAAGTTTCATTTCATCCGTTACGATCCCCAAACGAATGCTATGCTGTACAGCATCATTAAGCAAGGCTACCACTAGCCTGAAAGCATCTCCATCATTCTTACATTTAAACTTCGCTTGAATTTGATCAACTAAAGTTTCCATAGTCAAAGCCAATAGAGGATAAgcagtttttaaaattgacataatttcatcaatatattcccaaacttttttagaaagtccatcttctttatttgttGCTGGAGCATTCGTGCTTTGATTGGTAGAAAGAAAGTTAGATTGTATGCTTAAAATATCctcatttcttttattttcatcaGTCGTATTTGATTTCCATGCTGCCATCTCAGTGCGTTTTACCTGTGCAATATCTTCACGAGCAGTTCTTAAAGTGAAAAATAGTGCCTGTGGATAGGAtttagcaatttttttaagaacaACAGGTGCGCATTTAGTATCCCCTTTAGAAAGTGAATTTAAAAGCTGGGGAATAAAGGTAAGCCAATGCCAAACTGGTATATCACCTTTGTATGattcaaaagctttaacTATAGTACCGGCGCTGTCATTCAAACTTAATAACCACAATACCCTTGCCAGCATCTTACGAGCTTTAGAACTTTGGTAAGTACCAGCAGCTTGAAGATAGCAACTAATGGCATTGCATGCTGCACTCAAATTATCTGGTGACTTATTGAAAAGCAAATCGTTGTAACGACCCCATTCTGCCCATGCCTTTGGCAACCCTAAATCAATTTGTACTGCTGCAGCATACATTTGGTTAGCCTCCTCACCTCGATTTagtttttctaaaaattttccttttaatgTCACGAATTCTGACTTTTGTCTAGAATTGAAGTACATCAGATTGGTATTTGTAACAACCTCCAAACCTGTTTTCAGATCTCTTGGGTTTTGTAGATAACATAAAACTTGCTCTCGAAGCTTATAAAAAGCTTCTTGAATTTCAATATTTGGAAGAGTATATATCTTCGTTAATTGGTTCAGACATACGGAAGGTAGTTTATGTTTTCTGGCAACATGAGCGAATCGGTTAATTAGCCAAGCGGTTTCATGATATCCTCTAAATAAGAAAGAGGTATTCGGAGGATTAGACGAATCAGCACTACTATTAGCCTGTATCGTAGGGACCAAGGGGAGATAAACACGATTTATCATAGAGAATACTATTTGTCTCCAAGAAATGAGATCACGCCAAAGATTAATATCGTCCCAGACATTAGGTAACCGCTCTTGCCAAACTTGAAGAGCACTTTTAATCAACTGAACATTAGTAGGCAAATTCTGAAAATTGATAGCATTCAGATGTGAATAAATTGTAGCAGCTTCTTGTAGTTCAACAAATTGCTGAAACAGATGCAAAAGTGAATAATGAGATTGATTAACTTTTTCTGGAAGTTGATGCCACTTAATTAACGCAAGTTGAATGGCTTCAGACAATACTTGTTGGAACTCTTTAATGGCAAGAGGTTGAGATACTGACTTTTGAAGTGTCATAAAGCATTGAAAGGTAAGTTTCCGTGGAGTAGGAACATCAGAAAGGCTCTTAATGGCAACCTCTAAGGATTCACGATTATTAGACCAATCGCTAATTCTCCAAGCACACTCGAGCAATAGTTCAGAAGATCCCTCGTGCTTCGCCAACTCTGTCAAGACGTCCCATTGTTGTAATTTTTGAGCGCACATTACCCACTGATCCTCCCACAAGTTGTATTCTGATTCTGAGAAGGGAATGGCTTCACTGCGAGCCTTGGTCTGTGCCTGTTCATAAAGTTGTTGAGCCCTTCCCCACATTCCAAGTTGCTCATACGAGAGAGCAACTTGAGTTTGCAAGTACTTACAGTTTCGTCGCCAATGGCCATAAAACATATCATCTTCATTTAAAGATGCATATAACTCTGCGACTGCATCCGCACGGCTTTCTTGAACTTTTGCATTCTGATACATGTCATATTTATCACTCAGCTGAATTTCGAGAAGTGAAACGGATTCATGATATACACCGTACAATTTTCCAAGATATTTTACCAAATGAGGTGGAAGCTCTAATTTTGCAGCACACTTAACGAAAGATGAAACCAAAGTAGAGATCACATTCGGTCGATTGTTTACCTGTTTGATGTGATAATCACGAGTGAGTAAATAGATTAAAGACTTTGAAAGGTCAGAACGGTTATCCGAACTTAGTATTTTCCATGCAAGaggaaaaatatattgCCAAAGCTTATTAGCATCTGCATCGCTGAGCATTTGAATGTGTGCCAAcggaaaaataattttttgcacAGTTAATTccttatttctttttaggAACAAATCCAGttgtttgaaaaaggtAAATCTGCCAAGAGGAATAGCTGAACCGTtgtgttttgaaaaaacttcAGGAAGTGAGCTTAATATGGGTTTTGTCATTGGCACTGGAGCAAATCGAAGACTATTGTCGGTAAGCCGGACAGGCTGTTTCGCATTTATAGCCCCAAGAAGAATATAATTCGCTTGTTTGATCCAGTAAATGCTAGGAATTGTATCCCAGCTAGTTGCATCCAGTATGAAAGTCAATCTAGAATAAACATTACGAGACATGCTGGAATCAAAAATATCCATAAAATCCATTCGTATTTTGGTATCTTTAGATGCCGTAGCAAGAAGGAAGGCTTGCTTCAATCGGGCAGTTAATTCTGTATGCGCAAAAATGGGATCCCTGTATATCGTGGATAGCAAATCACATGCTTCGATGTATAGTTTGTTGTCAAATCTTCCCTCAAAAGTTCTCATCTTCAATAAAAGTGcagttttttctttgactGTCAAAAACGAATCTCTTTTCACAATCACCCATTCCTTTGTAACATTAAGAATATGTTCACAAAGCTCAAAACTTGAACTCTTTTCGAGCAATTGCACCACAACACTTAAAAACCATCTACGTTGATCTCCTAAGCTTGCCATGCGTACTCTAATAATTTCAATGAAACTAATCAAAAGCTTTGAGACAGTATCAGATGCAGAAGGAAGTGTAACTTTT
This region of Schizosaccharomyces pombe strain 972h- genome assembly, chromosome: II genomic DNA includes:
- the mcs2 gene encoding transcription factor TFIIH complex cyclin Mcs2, with the protein product MSADKFRDSTHYRDWIFTEEDLSKTRAKVNEKFTNIVRERMLEELSLQNKEASLEVLPPTLTVEEELELVNYYSFQLNALSSALSLPTHIRSTAILFFKRFYLINSVMEYSPKIISFTSLFLATKCNDHYISIEQFCKNMPKTTPEEVLEYEFNVCQSLKWDLYVWLPFRPLQGFLLDCQTVLPKVAVEKFYECHDLSKKFLIETLHSDIYFLHSPSIIALGAIYHTNPTICLQYIEAKKIPELQPLIISISANLKATKKFKIEKKKAQDYGRKLYFCMNPLRNKSSALYLKRKAEEESTNNNKWAKKFSTSSNVLDKNPFE